The following are encoded together in the Rhizobium tumorigenes genome:
- a CDS encoding FadR/GntR family transcriptional regulator, producing MEDGSRASAVDDVVRQIREMIRERGMGVGDILPGEAELAVQFASSRNTVREAFRTLKAYGVAESRQKIGAVLTDQHQHAMQRLFAFAMDVSVDAFRDIQGYRRLTEMNLFDPLMQRLTPGMLDEMDALNQTILTSENAEQASERDFQFHTLLVDAAGNRTLSETYGMLRPVIQRLMMAGKSQRLTLEAVVSEHADIVAALRHRNRIAFSYHMDRHLDAGLQFIPEAPRATPTANRSMPRKGRR from the coding sequence ATGGAGGACGGCAGCAGGGCTTCGGCCGTCGACGACGTGGTCCGCCAGATCCGCGAGATGATCCGCGAGCGCGGCATGGGCGTCGGCGACATCTTGCCGGGAGAAGCGGAACTGGCCGTGCAGTTCGCCTCCAGCCGCAATACCGTGCGCGAAGCATTCCGGACGCTGAAAGCCTATGGCGTCGCCGAATCGCGACAGAAGATCGGCGCCGTTCTCACCGACCAACACCAGCACGCCATGCAGCGGCTGTTCGCATTCGCGATGGATGTGTCAGTCGATGCCTTTCGCGATATCCAGGGCTATCGCCGGCTGACCGAAATGAACCTGTTCGACCCGCTCATGCAACGCCTGACGCCCGGAATGCTGGATGAAATGGACGCGCTCAACCAGACCATCCTTACATCCGAAAACGCCGAGCAGGCCTCCGAGCGCGATTTCCAGTTTCACACCCTGTTGGTCGATGCCGCCGGCAACCGAACGCTGTCGGAAACCTACGGCATGTTGCGACCGGTCATCCAGCGCCTGATGATGGCCGGCAAATCGCAACGGCTGACGCTGGAAGCCGTCGTCAGCGAGCATGCGGACATTGTTGCCGCCCTGCGCCATCGCAACCGTATCGCCTTTTCCTACCATATGGACCGGCATCTCGACGCCGGTCTCCAATTCATTCCCGAGGCGCCGCGAGCGACGCCGACCGCCAATCGCAGCATGCCGCGTAAAGGACGCCGATAA